GAAATACAATATAAAGCTTATAAACATAATGATTAGAGGTTGTAACATAGAATTATGAATAGTAGGCGCTCCGAGCCTTAAAACGCTTGCAGGCTGGTGCAGACTATACCAAATATTTACCGAAAATTTTACAATCGGGATATTTACGGCGCCGATAATAGCAATAACGGCAGCCGGTTTTTCGGCGCGTCTTATATCATCAGCGCTATTAACTATGATAATATAACTTAAATATAGTAAAAATAATATCAACATAGAGGTTAGTCTTGCGTCCCAAACCCACCATGTTCCCCAAATCGGCTTTCCCCATAAGGAACCGGTTACTAAACTAATCAAAGTAAAACCGGCTCCCGCATAGCTACTAGCAACGGCGAGTAAATAAGACATTTTAGTTTTCCACACCAAGCTAGTAAAACTACATATTGCTATGAAAGTATAAATCCCAAGCGCCATCCACGAAGCCGGCACGTGGACATACATAATTCTGACCGTTTCACCTTGTTGATAATCCGGCGGTGAGACTATTAGGCTTAAGTAAAGCCCGATGCTCATCGATAAAAGCGTAGATACTGCCAAAATAGGTATTAAAATGCTTGATATTTTACTGAAATAATAAGGA
This genomic window from Rickettsia endosymbiont of Ceutorhynchus obstrictus contains:
- a CDS encoding heme ABC transporter permease; this encodes MLKLLNPYYFSKISSILIPILAVSTLLSMSIGLYLSLIVSPPDYQQGETVRIMYVHVPASWMALGIYTFIAICSFTSLVWKTKMSYLLAVASSYAGAGFTLISLVTGSLWGKPIWGTWWVWDARLTSMLILFLLYLSYIIIVNSADDIRRAEKPAAVIAIIGAVNIPIVKFSVNIWYSLHQPASVLRLGAPTIHNSMLQPLIIMFISFILYFLLILTLQTSTLITKLKNRR